A window of the Nitrosopumilus ureiphilus genome harbors these coding sequences:
- a CDS encoding NAD(+)/NADH kinase — protein MQIGIYGSGTAENAAKTIKKILDENGIKSFSITKSKGKPADCVIVLGGDKGVRNYFHRTFDSTSPVLGISEGEASGFLAQIELREFSSFVGILKKQNYTVEEVPRLGVKIDGKNVYPVLNDVAVFSSKSAMLMEHSLRVNGEEVWHDNSDGIIVSTPIGSSAYSMSAGGPVLFQDSAVFEIISVNSLDVTRRPIIVSNESLIEIDDVSARLHCEAILDGLDRFKVDKTVECTQFFPPAKIIRLKKDSTAISALAKKVHLAEELLSMPPSSKLLLKTLEYEGALTQKDLANKTLLPDRTVRLALSHLLKKGYVKKKVSIRDARQKIYEISKIE, from the coding sequence GTGCAAATAGGTATCTATGGTTCTGGAACTGCAGAAAATGCAGCAAAGACAATCAAAAAAATTTTGGATGAAAATGGCATCAAATCATTTTCAATAACAAAATCAAAAGGCAAACCAGCTGATTGTGTTATTGTATTGGGTGGAGATAAGGGGGTCAGAAATTATTTTCATAGAACTTTTGATTCGACTTCTCCTGTCTTAGGTATTAGTGAAGGTGAAGCAAGCGGATTTTTAGCACAGATTGAACTTAGAGAATTCTCCTCGTTTGTTGGCATTTTAAAAAAACAAAATTATACTGTTGAAGAAGTTCCTCGGCTTGGTGTAAAAATTGATGGCAAAAATGTCTATCCTGTTTTAAATGACGTAGCTGTGTTTTCATCAAAGAGTGCTATGCTGATGGAGCATTCATTGAGAGTAAACGGTGAGGAAGTATGGCACGACAATAGTGATGGAATCATTGTTTCTACCCCAATTGGCTCTTCTGCATATTCAATGTCTGCTGGAGGACCTGTTTTATTCCAAGATTCTGCAGTATTTGAAATAATTTCTGTAAATTCACTTGATGTAACACGAAGACCAATTATTGTGTCTAATGAAAGTCTGATTGAAATAGACGATGTCTCTGCAAGATTACATTGCGAAGCTATTCTTGATGGTCTAGATAGGTTCAAAGTAGACAAAACTGTAGAGTGTACTCAATTCTTTCCCCCAGCTAAAATCATTCGTCTCAAAAAAGATTCTACTGCAATTTCTGCACTGGCAAAAAAAGTTCATTTGGCTGAAGAATTACTGAGCATGCCACCAAGCTCAAAATTACTTTTAAAGACATTAGAATATGAAGGTGCCTTAACACAAAAGGATCTAGCAAACAAGACCTTGCTCCCAGATAGAACTGTTAGATTGGCATTAAGCCACCTCTTGAAAAAAGGATATGTCAAAAAGAAAGTTTCAATCAGGGATGCAAGACAGAAAATTTATGAAATATCAAAAATTGAATGA
- a CDS encoding PfkB family carbohydrate kinase, with amino-acid sequence MKLAVFAHCAIDTITIDGSNYEQIGGSACYCGITARQFKFDVDLFTKFGSDFPKQYLIENKINFVNSESEKNTTKFAITINGPDRTLKVENDCDPISYSRVDADGHLVSPIFHEIPDDVFKKIKNDSNFLFVDPQGFLRQKDAQNNIFLKETDLDLSDVNAIKINPEEGKCLVNGTHDEMMLALQKKGVEHVLLTNKTDVSLLVKDKIYSITLPNKNLHDTTGIGDIFCATFACTMLKEKDFLWALSFAGGAAQAALDSKNVGLQKIPSKGIVQNNASYFYNLIKFRDL; translated from the coding sequence ATGAAATTAGCCGTATTTGCACACTGTGCAATTGATACAATTACTATTGATGGTTCAAATTATGAACAAATTGGAGGCTCTGCTTGTTATTGTGGGATAACTGCAAGACAATTCAAATTCGATGTTGATTTGTTTACAAAATTTGGCTCTGATTTCCCAAAACAATATCTCATAGAAAATAAAATAAATTTTGTAAATTCAGAATCAGAAAAAAACACTACTAAATTTGCAATTACTATTAATGGTCCTGATAGAACGCTTAAAGTTGAAAATGACTGTGATCCTATATCTTATTCTAGAGTAGATGCTGATGGACATCTAGTTAGTCCAATATTCCATGAAATACCTGATGATGTTTTTAAAAAAATTAAAAATGATTCAAATTTTCTCTTCGTTGATCCTCAGGGATTTTTGAGACAAAAAGATGCCCAAAATAATATTTTTTTAAAAGAGACTGATCTTGATTTGTCTGATGTTAATGCAATCAAGATTAATCCTGAAGAGGGAAAGTGTCTTGTTAATGGCACTCATGATGAAATGATGTTGGCATTACAAAAAAAAGGAGTTGAACATGTACTGTTAACTAATAAAACTGATGTCTCTCTTTTGGTAAAAGATAAAATTTACTCTATCACTCTTCCAAACAAAAATCTTCACGATACAACTGGGATAGGTGATATTTTTTGTGCTACATTTGCATGTACTATGCTAAAGGAAAAAGATTTTTTGTGGGCTCTATCCTTTGCTGGAGGTGCTGCTCAGGCTGCCCTTGATTCAAAAAATGTTGGTTTGCAGAAAATACCCTCAAAAGGCATAGTTCAAAATAACGCATCATATTTTTACAATTTAATTAAATTCCGAGATTTGTAA
- a CDS encoding 30S ribosomal protein S26e, giving the protein MPLKRASRGRTKGGKGSSGTVQCTNCGQTVPKDKAKKVTSRLNLVEHTLAKELRAQGAYIASPTVLKWYCISCAIHFKILKIRSEDSRRKRGKLR; this is encoded by the coding sequence ATGCCACTTAAGCGTGCAAGTAGAGGACGTACTAAAGGAGGAAAAGGATCATCAGGTACAGTACAATGTACAAACTGTGGTCAAACAGTTCCAAAAGACAAAGCAAAAAAGGTCACATCCAGATTAAATTTGGTTGAACATACATTGGCAAAAGAACTACGTGCACAAGGAGCATACATTGCATCCCCAACAGTTTTGAAATGGTACTGTATTTCATGTGCAATTCACTTTAAAATTCTCAAAATTAGATCAGAAGACAGTAGAAGAAAACGTGGAAAACTTCGTTAG
- a CDS encoding CDP-alcohol phosphatidyltransferase family protein, protein MLNNLRETLRPVLEKIGKGFASTGLSPNFWTVVGLAFALISAIVYGLGIEFGLIIGGVLLLVSGFFDMVDGQVARVTGQTSKKGSYLDSMFDKIAEVAIFLGILIGGYAEPYLVLLAITLSLLVSYARAKSDTINIKLQGIGIGERAERLLVIAIIGIIDFMDIAVVIVVIIAGVTLIQRMIVTAKNIQE, encoded by the coding sequence GTGTTAAATAATCTCCGAGAAACACTTCGACCCGTACTTGAAAAAATTGGAAAAGGGTTTGCTTCTACAGGACTATCTCCTAATTTTTGGACAGTTGTTGGTCTAGCATTTGCACTGATTTCAGCTATAGTCTATGGTCTTGGAATTGAATTTGGATTGATTATTGGAGGAGTGTTGTTACTTGTTTCAGGATTCTTTGATATGGTTGATGGTCAGGTTGCAAGAGTTACTGGACAAACGTCCAAAAAAGGATCCTATCTTGATTCAATGTTTGATAAAATTGCCGAAGTTGCAATATTCTTGGGAATTTTAATTGGTGGTTATGCAGAACCATATCTTGTATTACTTGCAATTACTCTATCATTATTGGTAAGTTATGCTAGAGCAAAATCTGATACAATAAACATCAAACTTCAAGGAATTGGAATTGGCGAAAGAGCAGAAAGACTATTGGTAATTGCAATAATTGGTATTATTGATTTTATGGATATTGCAGTTGTAATTGTCGTAATAATTGCAGGAGTAACTCTGATTCAAAGAATGATTGTTACTGCAAAAAACATTCAAGAATAA
- the speB gene encoding agmatinase has protein sequence MSFFDLYMNRNPLITSSDDDTEPVATVFGVPFDSTHSYKPGCRFGPDSIRDSFNNIEIFHPDLQVNLETVNIEDLGNTRHTVVASEMIDMVKKITTELVAKQRQLFILGGEHSITYGTYTSFPKETGYIVFDAHYDLRDEFADIKLSHASYLRRIVEERGSENILHVGARAFVKEELEFLKENNIKTISDREIRDGKGPRLVKEYVSTFDSIYSSFDLDVLDPAFAPGVGNPEAVGITSRELFDMIYPFQETKVIGADIVELNPYHDNGSTASLAAKIISTLIAMNLSPNQ, from the coding sequence ATGAGCTTTTTTGATTTATACATGAATAGGAATCCTCTCATCACATCTTCTGATGATGACACAGAACCAGTAGCTACAGTCTTTGGAGTTCCATTTGATTCAACCCATTCTTACAAACCAGGTTGCAGATTTGGGCCTGATTCAATTCGTGATTCTTTTAACAACATTGAGATTTTCCATCCTGATCTTCAAGTTAATTTAGAAACTGTAAATATTGAGGATCTTGGAAATACTCGTCATACTGTTGTTGCATCTGAAATGATTGACATGGTAAAGAAAATTACAACTGAACTTGTTGCAAAACAACGCCAACTTTTCATTTTGGGCGGTGAGCACTCAATAACTTATGGTACATACACTAGTTTTCCAAAAGAAACAGGTTACATTGTATTTGATGCTCATTATGATTTGCGAGATGAATTTGCAGATATCAAACTGAGTCATGCATCGTACCTTAGACGAATTGTTGAGGAGAGAGGTTCTGAAAATATTTTGCATGTTGGCGCTAGAGCATTTGTAAAAGAAGAACTAGAATTTCTTAAAGAAAATAACATCAAAACAATTTCTGATAGGGAAATTAGAGATGGAAAAGGACCTCGATTAGTCAAAGAATACGTGTCTACTTTTGATTCCATTTATTCTAGCTTTGATCTTGATGTCTTAGATCCTGCATTTGCCCCAGGTGTTGGTAATCCTGAGGCCGTAGGAATTACATCTAGGGAACTGTTTGACATGATTTACCCATTCCAAGAAACGAAGGTAATTGGGGCCGATATTGTGGAATTGAATCCATATCATGATAATGGCTCCACTGCATCACTGGCAGCAAAAATAATTTCCACTTTAATTGCCATGAATCTTTCTCCCAATCAATAA
- a CDS encoding threonine--tRNA ligase, with translation MRILQLHCDSIEYTPTKKEIKSAEEIENTETQRLEELVVVFVAIEDGDDSSVVQDAISQIKNSMEKIGCKKLLLYPYAHLSSNLAKPSVAISLLKEMESSASDLEVSHSPFGWTKSYKLQVKGHPLAESSKVVTKDSSSSQTEELTSDALKGESKIRSIWKIMSPDGKMSNIGDFDFSNYKKLESLAKYESAKQRRVDEPPPHVALMKKMGIADYEPASDSGNMRFYPNGRLIKSLIERYVTDRVKEYGGYEVETPIMYDSEHPSMVSYFNRFPARQYNIDSEGKKLFLRFAACFGQFLMANQYQMSYKNLPYKLYELTRYSFRREQSGELVGLRRLRAFTMPDCHAFCKDMEQAVDEIKVRFDLSQSVLTELGIDGTEYDMAIRFTEDFYNENKTAIEELVKKHGKPVLVEMWTEKFFYFVLKWEFNFIDGLGKASALSTDQIDVENGERYGIEFIDENNTPQHPIILHNSPSGAIERIIYALLEKAAKDSKEGRKPQFPLWLAPTQVRIIPLNAEFNEFCKTLSDKISVNNIRVDIDDRNESIGKRIREAEKEWIRYILVIGEKEANSQNLSIRDRQTGDVREIFFDDFLNEINEQTKGKPFTGLNLPKYLSKRPQLMV, from the coding sequence ATGCGAATATTGCAACTTCATTGTGATAGTATAGAGTACACCCCGACAAAAAAGGAGATCAAATCTGCTGAAGAAATTGAAAATACAGAAACTCAAAGACTAGAAGAACTAGTAGTTGTATTTGTTGCAATAGAAGATGGTGATGATTCTTCTGTTGTCCAAGATGCCATTTCCCAAATTAAAAATTCGATGGAAAAAATCGGCTGCAAAAAATTATTACTATATCCATATGCTCATCTAAGTTCCAATCTTGCAAAACCATCAGTTGCCATTTCGTTACTCAAAGAGATGGAATCTAGTGCATCTGATCTTGAGGTTTCTCATTCCCCATTTGGATGGACAAAGTCCTACAAACTCCAAGTAAAGGGACATCCATTAGCTGAAAGCTCCAAAGTCGTAACAAAAGATTCTTCTAGTTCACAAACTGAAGAGCTCACTTCAGATGCATTAAAGGGAGAATCAAAAATTAGATCCATTTGGAAGATAATGTCCCCTGATGGAAAAATGTCTAACATTGGGGATTTTGATTTTTCAAATTATAAAAAACTAGAATCTTTAGCAAAATATGAATCAGCAAAACAGCGACGTGTAGATGAGCCTCCTCCACATGTTGCATTAATGAAAAAAATGGGAATTGCAGATTATGAACCCGCATCTGATTCTGGAAACATGCGATTTTATCCTAATGGTAGATTGATAAAATCTCTGATTGAACGCTATGTCACTGATAGAGTAAAAGAATATGGCGGATACGAAGTTGAAACACCAATCATGTATGATTCTGAACATCCAAGTATGGTTAGTTACTTTAATCGATTTCCTGCAAGGCAATACAACATTGATTCAGAAGGCAAAAAATTATTTTTAAGATTTGCAGCTTGTTTTGGACAATTTTTAATGGCTAATCAATACCAAATGTCTTACAAGAATCTGCCCTACAAACTATATGAGCTCACAAGATATAGCTTTAGACGAGAACAGTCAGGAGAACTAGTTGGTCTTAGACGTCTTAGAGCATTCACAATGCCTGATTGCCATGCATTCTGTAAAGACATGGAACAAGCAGTTGACGAGATTAAGGTAAGATTTGATTTGTCTCAAAGCGTTCTCACTGAGCTTGGAATTGACGGGACTGAATATGACATGGCAATTAGATTCACTGAAGATTTTTACAATGAAAATAAAACTGCAATTGAGGAATTAGTAAAGAAACATGGAAAGCCAGTATTAGTTGAAATGTGGACTGAAAAATTCTTTTACTTTGTTCTAAAATGGGAGTTTAACTTTATTGATGGCCTGGGAAAAGCTTCTGCTCTCTCTACTGACCAGATTGATGTGGAAAATGGTGAAAGATACGGAATTGAATTCATTGATGAAAACAATACTCCACAGCATCCAATAATCTTGCACAATTCCCCAAGCGGAGCCATTGAGAGGATAATTTATGCTCTACTTGAAAAGGCCGCAAAAGACTCCAAAGAAGGAAGAAAACCACAATTCCCGTTATGGCTGGCACCAACACAAGTGAGAATTATTCCGCTAAATGCTGAATTTAACGAGTTTTGTAAAACACTAAGTGATAAAATATCTGTAAATAATATTCGTGTAGATATTGATGACAGAAATGAAAGTATTGGTAAAAGAATTCGTGAAGCAGAAAAAGAATGGATTAGATACATTTTGGTAATTGGTGAAAAAGAAGCAAATTCTCAAAATCTCAGCATTCGTGATAGACAGACTGGCGATGTTCGTGAGATTTTCTTTGATGATTTCCTCAATGAAATAAATGAGCAAACAAAGGGAAAACCTTTCACAGGTTTGAATTTGCCAAAATACCTCTCAAAGAGACCACAACTAATGGTGTAA
- a CDS encoding sensor histidine kinase codes for MSNSSYRVEVIQYYDEVLAQSARNYAFTSDKKWEKIYRETEPISDRLLKDAIKKEGAANKDFFSKMYATNQKLVKMEHAVIDFVNDSKPKYAIDLLDSEKYIQQRKILTGGLEEFVKHCKKESDSPIVSRPVKEIIELERRLAILEKQLKEEKFIAIGHLASRMAHDLRNPLSIISMSLENLKEMYEVDDIKQKLFDKIERSIDRITHQVDEVLDFVRERPLTLDKTKMTEIISESLDTLNIPKNIKLILPKNDVELICDKKQLVIALDNLILNSIQAIEGKGMVSLSINEKNDSIIIEIEDSGSGIPKDKVDDIFEPLFTTKQQGTGLGLASVKSIIEAHRGSISVTSPPTIFMIELPKNQIISSK; via the coding sequence ATGAGCAATAGTTCCTATCGTGTGGAGGTGATACAGTATTATGATGAAGTCTTGGCACAATCAGCTAGAAACTATGCATTTACTTCTGATAAGAAATGGGAGAAAATATACAGAGAAACAGAGCCAATATCTGACAGGTTACTAAAAGATGCAATAAAAAAAGAGGGTGCTGCAAACAAGGACTTTTTTTCTAAGATGTATGCGACAAACCAGAAACTGGTCAAAATGGAGCATGCTGTAATTGATTTTGTAAATGACTCTAAACCCAAGTATGCAATCGATCTTTTGGACAGCGAAAAATATATTCAACAAAGAAAGATTCTGACAGGCGGTCTTGAAGAATTTGTCAAACACTGCAAAAAAGAATCAGACTCTCCAATTGTATCAAGACCAGTAAAAGAGATAATTGAATTAGAACGACGTCTTGCCATATTGGAGAAACAACTCAAAGAAGAAAAATTCATCGCCATTGGTCACCTTGCATCAAGAATGGCTCATGACCTGAGAAATCCTCTGTCCATCATTAGTATGAGTCTTGAAAATCTAAAAGAGATGTATGAGGTAGATGACATAAAACAAAAATTATTTGATAAGATTGAACGTTCAATCGATAGAATCACTCATCAGGTTGATGAAGTTTTAGATTTTGTAAGAGAGCGACCTCTCACATTAGATAAAACTAAGATGACTGAGATAATAAGTGAATCTCTAGACACTCTAAACATACCAAAAAACATAAAATTAATACTTCCAAAAAACGATGTTGAATTAATCTGTGATAAAAAACAACTTGTAATAGCTCTGGATAATCTAATTTTGAATTCAATTCAAGCCATTGAAGGCAAAGGAATGGTGTCATTAAGCATTAATGAAAAAAACGATTCAATAATTATCGAAATAGAGGATTCAGGTTCTGGAATTCCTAAAGATAAGGTTGATGACATTTTTGAGCCTCTCTTTACAACAAAACAGCAGGGAACCGGTCTTGGGTTGGCCAGTGTCAAGTCAATTATTGAGGCACATAGAGGCAGTATTTCAGTAACTTCACCCCCAACAATTTTTATGATTGAATTGCCAAAAAATCAGATAATTTCATCAAAATAG
- a CDS encoding methyl-accepting chemotaxis protein, with the protein MSQISKSEDGTEKKKDFFKQVVDHISSIGNEINDALKSTKVINRRTHMLSTTAKIEANRTGDVGRNFLIVSNSIEELGTKTDNAVDKMKKETLQEIEALSAVIENKSISIQGNRLANLALTNIRLIDRNLFERSADIRWWATDDILVKSLVENSVDGFQNAESRLGIILKSYTVYYDLILCDVEGNCKASGAGKFGLSGRNFSDKTWFRKAMDTVNGAEYGFQTVHHSPRINDDYTIVYSCKIHEDGDPEKKVIGVLGAVFKWRDLAQRIVNETPLSDEEKSKSRVLLCDESGNVLADTKEKILQNSINFHGKNELFQKEKGFSVVDKNEKTQLICHALSTGFEGYKSKDWHSLIIQDIDVGCHNQNLSNDNDESLDSVIEFISKLSEETQKAIEEINKINDETQVLSLNAAIEAARVGDAGRGFGVISGFMGDLSRMTAKITTDMDSNIQKKIKELNSLISSNSRQIKGDRLANLSFTNIDLIDRVLYERTADVRWWATENSIMKALSLKTQENKDFLSARLRTILQYYTVYEDLIVCDMNGNVLANGHSSDNIGETNMESTLWFQNALKTRNGEDYGFDIIQENKENGKSTSLVFSCKVHRNGDISRDAIGILGIVFKWEQFVRGIFNETPLNGTEIDSSSLFILDSNGSKLAENNKHGDSISQENVMPLLKEKKNFQTITVSDSKMLSGHAQSVGYEGFSTGWHALIIQSQK; encoded by the coding sequence GTGTCTCAAATTTCCAAATCTGAAGATGGTACTGAAAAGAAAAAAGATTTTTTCAAACAAGTTGTAGACCACATATCATCTATTGGTAACGAGATTAATGATGCCTTAAAATCAACTAAAGTAATTAACAGGAGAACACACATGCTTTCCACTACTGCAAAAATCGAGGCAAATCGTACAGGTGATGTTGGAAGGAATTTTTTAATCGTATCAAACTCCATTGAGGAATTAGGCACTAAAACAGACAATGCAGTCGATAAAATGAAAAAAGAAACACTTCAAGAAATAGAGGCATTATCGGCAGTAATTGAGAATAAATCAATCAGCATACAAGGAAATCGACTTGCAAATCTTGCCTTGACAAACATTAGGCTTATTGACAGAAATTTGTTTGAAAGATCAGCTGATATCCGTTGGTGGGCAACTGACGATATTTTGGTAAAATCTCTTGTTGAGAACAGTGTTGACGGATTCCAGAATGCAGAAAGCAGGCTAGGTATTATTCTAAAATCATACACTGTTTATTATGATCTGATATTATGTGATGTTGAAGGTAATTGCAAGGCATCTGGTGCAGGAAAATTTGGCCTTTCAGGAAGAAACTTCTCAGATAAGACATGGTTTAGAAAAGCCATGGATACTGTCAATGGGGCCGAATACGGATTCCAAACAGTCCATCATTCGCCTAGAATAAATGATGATTATACTATTGTCTACTCTTGCAAGATTCATGAAGACGGTGATCCTGAAAAAAAAGTTATTGGAGTTTTAGGTGCAGTGTTCAAATGGAGAGATCTTGCCCAGAGAATTGTTAATGAAACTCCTTTGTCTGATGAAGAAAAATCAAAAAGCAGAGTGTTACTATGTGATGAATCAGGAAATGTTTTAGCAGATACAAAAGAAAAAATTCTTCAGAATAGTATAAATTTTCATGGTAAAAACGAATTATTCCAAAAAGAAAAAGGATTTTCTGTAGTAGATAAAAATGAAAAAACTCAGTTGATTTGTCATGCATTATCCACAGGATTTGAAGGATACAAATCTAAAGACTGGCATTCATTAATCATTCAAGATATTGACGTTGGTTGTCACAATCAAAATTTATCAAATGATAATGATGAATCATTAGATTCAGTCATAGAATTTATTTCAAAATTATCCGAGGAAACACAAAAGGCAATTGAGGAAATTAACAAAATTAATGATGAAACACAGGTATTATCCCTTAATGCGGCAATAGAGGCCGCTCGTGTAGGTGATGCAGGAAGAGGGTTTGGGGTGATATCAGGATTTATGGGAGATTTATCCAGAATGACTGCAAAAATTACGACAGATATGGATTCAAACATACAGAAAAAAATCAAAGAGTTAAACTCTCTCATCTCATCAAATTCCAGACAAATTAAAGGGGATAGGTTGGCCAATCTTTCTTTTACTAATATAGATTTGATAGATAGAGTACTGTATGAAAGGACAGCTGATGTCCGTTGGTGGGCAACTGAAAATAGCATAATGAAGGCTCTGAGTCTGAAAACACAAGAGAATAAGGATTTTCTTTCAGCCCGACTTAGGACCATTCTTCAGTATTATACAGTATATGAAGATCTAATCGTTTGTGATATGAATGGAAATGTTTTGGCAAATGGTCACTCATCAGACAACATTGGAGAAACTAATATGGAAAGTACCTTATGGTTTCAAAATGCATTGAAAACTCGCAATGGTGAGGATTATGGATTTGACATAATTCAAGAAAATAAAGAAAATGGCAAATCAACAAGTTTGGTATTCTCATGTAAAGTACATAGAAACGGTGATATTTCACGGGATGCAATAGGTATTCTTGGAATTGTATTCAAATGGGAGCAATTTGTTAGAGGCATATTCAACGAGACTCCTCTTAATGGAACAGAAATTGATTCTAGCAGTCTATTCATATTAGATTCTAATGGTAGTAAATTAGCTGAAAATAACAAACATGGCGACAGCATCTCTCAAGAAAATGTAATGCCTTTACTAAAAGAAAAGAAAAACTTTCAAACAATTACCGTATCGGATTCAAAAATGTTGTCAGGACATGCCCAATCTGTTGGCTATGAAGGATTTTCCACAGGTTGGCATGCACTAATTATTCAATCACAAAAATAG
- a CDS encoding RNA-guided endonuclease InsQ/TnpB family protein, with product MQRNYKFRLYPSDSQEYKLNNNLNVCKWVYNKFVEQAKNNFLTRNDMNYILTELKQSESWLYNYHSKMLQMVSTQLESAEKSLIELSKKGNKTGQLRFARYGEYRTFTYNQSGFKIETNGDKTLLYLSKIGHIEIRKHREIPDDANIKQVIVTKTPSGKWFVCATVDISEPLISIIPKISFSKPVGIDVGIKSFAYDSDGYQTPNPLNLKKMLKPLARIQRKVSRRKKGSNNRLKAILHMQKIHEKIANRRKDFQHKLSTQYAKNNDVVFVEKLENSKHGKKPQIGKKYNGFKLGDIFAKTGIQVQDAS from the coding sequence TTGCAACGAAACTACAAGTTCAGACTATATCCAAGTGATTCTCAAGAATACAAACTGAACAACAACCTTAATGTCTGCAAGTGGGTATACAACAAATTTGTAGAACAAGCTAAAAATAATTTTCTCACCAGAAACGACATGAACTATATTTTGACAGAACTAAAGCAATCAGAATCATGGCTGTACAACTATCACAGCAAGATGCTTCAAATGGTATCGACACAACTCGAATCAGCAGAAAAATCGCTAATTGAACTATCAAAGAAAGGTAACAAGACAGGACAATTGAGATTTGCAAGATACGGAGAATATAGGACTTTCACATACAACCAGTCAGGATTCAAAATAGAAACTAATGGAGACAAGACATTGCTATATCTCTCAAAGATTGGACATATAGAAATTAGAAAACACAGGGAAATTCCAGATGATGCAAACATAAAACAAGTTATAGTTACAAAGACACCATCAGGGAAATGGTTTGTGTGTGCGACTGTCGATATTTCAGAACCGCTGATCAGCATCATCCCAAAAATCTCATTTTCAAAGCCAGTTGGAATCGATGTCGGCATAAAATCATTTGCATACGATTCAGACGGATATCAAACACCAAATCCACTAAACCTCAAAAAGATGCTAAAGCCGCTTGCCAGAATTCAGAGAAAAGTATCAAGACGAAAAAAAGGCAGTAACAACAGACTAAAAGCAATACTGCACATGCAAAAGATACACGAAAAAATAGCAAACAGAAGAAAAGACTTTCAGCACAAGCTTTCAACACAGTATGCAAAAAACAATGATGTCGTATTTGTGGAAAAACTTGAGAATTCCAAACATGGTAAAAAACCACAAATTGGCAAAAAGTATAATGGATTCAAGCTGGGGGACATTTTTGCAAAAACTGGAATACAAGTGCAAGATGCTAGTTGA
- a CDS encoding transposase, which yields MQKLEYKCKMLVEVPSRNTTIDCSRCGNKVSKSLAVRIHRCDKCNLAMDRDYNASINILQKGLNIFNHNTLPQELRELTPVKISKRSMKQEVAVITAFSKEKPKPFRVG from the coding sequence TTGCAAAAACTGGAATACAAGTGCAAGATGCTAGTTGAGGTACCTTCAAGAAACACTACAATAGACTGCTCAAGATGCGGAAACAAGGTTTCAAAAAGTTTGGCAGTTAGAATACACCGATGTGACAAATGCAATTTGGCAATGGACAGAGATTACAATGCAAGCATCAACATCTTGCAAAAAGGATTGAACATATTCAATCACAATACACTACCGCAGGAACTGCGGGAATTAACGCCTGTGAAGATCTCAAAGAGGTCGATGAAGCAGGAAGTAGCAGTCATTACTGCCTTCTCAAAAGAGAAGCCCAAACCCTTTAGGGTTGGGTAG